CAGCATTAAATTTAAAAACACACCACAATTACTAGATACTTCAGCAGATAGTCTAGGTGTACGTTTACGTATTTCACTAACTAAAGATGAAATTTTAGAACCAACTGGTGTAGCATCATCAGGGGAAGTAGAAGACTTTGAAACGCATGTTATCCATATGCCACGTGGTACCAAACATGAAACAAAAGATTTCCAAGGTCGTGAGCAAACTGTTAAGTTACCAACTAATGCGATGTTCACAGCTAGTGGTAAAAACAAAGATTCTAACTATAAACAATGGGCTCAAATTGAAAATGATAACTTGCCACCGAAAATTGTTTTAACAGATAAACAAGTGGCGTCAGAAGAAGCTTACACACCAACAGATAGCGAATTACCATCAAACTATCGTAAAGGTGATGACGGCAAAGTTTTCGTTGAACGTAATGGTGCAACAGTATTCACTGGAGAGTATGTAACCGTTAAGGATAAGAACAATAAAGTTCTCGGTAAAGGTCTAAAAATTACAAATCCATTGAATAACAAAACAGAATACTTATTAGATACATACACTGAATACGATACTGCAGGAAATGAAGTAGGTACCTATAAAGTTAACCCAGCAAGTAACGGTAAGAATGTTTCTATTGGTAACGGTTTATACGAAACTACATTAACTTTCAAACCAGTAGATGCATATGTAGGTACAGCAAAAGGTATCGCAGTACGTGCATGGGATGATAACAATAGTTCAACTGGTTGGGAAGCGACTAATGATACTATTGAAACTTCTAAGACATCTACTACACTAGCAGAAAAAGATAAAGTATTAGAAAATACAAATAATGGAAATAATGGCTATAAATCTATGGATACAAGCTATATTCCAACTGTTATTGACGTTCGTCCTGTTGGTGAAGATACAATTACAGAAGATGTACAAGGAAAACCGCAATCATCAAATCCAACAATTCCAGCTTATGCAACTGTTGAAACAGTAACAAATGATAAGATTGAAGATACTAAGTATGCTGCGAATTTTGTTATTTTAGATAAAACTAAAAAGCCAACATTAGCTACACAAAAAGAAAATCCTGGAAAATTATATACAGAAGATACAAAAGTTGATAAAGAAACAACACTTACATTAACAGACGGTACTACTGCAACTTATAAACCAGTTGATAAGATTCCAGCAAATACTGTAATAGCTAAAGATGGAAATGTGGAAGTAACAGGAACTGGAAATGTAGTTCTAAATAATGTTCGTCTAGTAACAGGAAGCCAAATTCCTGCAGGAGCTAAACCTCAAAGTAATCATCCTACTACAGTAGAAGTTCAAGTTACTTTAGCTGATGGAACTGAGCAAACAATTCCAGCAGGAGGAACAATTCCAGGTGGAGCTACAATTAAGACCCCATTTACTAATACAGCTACAAATACATTTAATAATGTCACATACAATAATGGACAAACTATTCCAGCAGCATCAGCTGGTAAGATTTCTTCATTAGCGAAAGAAACGTCAGCAGATCAATTAGTAGAAAAAGGAAAATCTATTACATTAGATGGCACTACTTATTCTAATAACGATGTGATTCCAAAAGGAACTCGAACAATGACAACTTATGAAGATTTACGAAATGTAACTCTTCCAAATGCAGTTCATATCGATCCTCAAACAGGAGAAGTGACAAGTGTTCCACGTCGTTATACTAAAGTAACTGAAACAGAAATCGTCATTGAAAACGAAGGTACCTACACATTAAATCAAGATACTGGTGAAATTACATTCATACCAGATCCTAAATTCGTAGGAACAGGTACAGGTGTAACAAAACAACAACCGGATGTCGACTATAACGATAAAGTAGCTGGGGACCCAGTAACAAGTAAATATGGTACTGACTACGGTAAAGCCAAGTATATTCCAATCGTTAAGCCACAATCAAAAGCATCAATTACTCGTACAATTCATTATGTATACGAAAATGCTAATGACAATCCAGCAAGTCAAGACTCTTATAAAGATAACGATCCAATCTTAGCAATCGATAACACACCAGTTACTCGTACACAAACGATTGATTATACTCGTGATTATAAGATCTTCTCTGAAGCAGGAACTACTGACACTGCAATTACAACTACCAACCAAGTAACAGATGCATCTGGTCATGTTTATAATGTTGGAGATACTATTCCAGCGGGGACACAGTTCAACCAAGGTTCAATTATCATCGGTAAATGGACAGCTTCAAGTGATCAAAACTCTAAATTTAAAGAAATTATTTCACCAACAGTGAAAGGATATACTGCTGAAGTAGTAACAGCTGACTTCACTCCTCGTGCTGATGGTAAAATGGGACACATCCACAATGGCAAACAACCTGTAGGATTATATACTCCAGTAGCTGATAATAATAAAGATGTTGGGGCATATGAACCATTAGTATCAGAAGTGCGTTCAGACGATAAAGATGATTTCGATATGTATGTTGTTTACAAAGCTGATATTCAAAAAGCTAAAGTAACATACATCGACATAGATGCAACAGGTGATGCTCGTATTCTTGAAGTTCAAAACGCTAATCCAGCTCCAGCAACAGGTGCTGATGCGAAAACAACTTACGGTGTTGCAACACTTCAAGGTAAATCTCATACAGCTATTCCTTACTTAACAGCTGAAACAATCAAGAAATATGAAGATCGAGGTTATGAACTAGTAACAGACGACTATACAAATAATACTCAAGGTACAGCTATTGAGGGTGGACGTAAGTTTGATGATGATAAAGAAGTTGACCAAGCATTCAATGTTTACCTACGTCATAAAAAAGTTACTCGTAAAATTAAAGACACTCAAGAAGTAACACGTACAATCGAGTACAAATATGCAAGTACAGACGATGTACCAGCAGATAAACGTGGAACAACGGCTGCACCAACAGTAACTGAGACACTTCACTTTGAACGTGACCGTACAATCGACTACACATTAGCTGCGAAAGAGTATCCAACAGAATACGCTGCTTATAAAGCTGTGTTAGATGCTAGTGGATATGATTCGCCAGAAGAATACAAAGCTCGTGTAGTTTACTATGACCACATTACAAATAAAGCAATAGCAGCAGATGCAACAGATGCTCAAAAAGCAATCGTTACATTTGGACCATGGACTCCAGTAGGTGGAACATCTAACGATGCAATTACATTATCTGATGCAGAAAAAGCTAAAGATGATAAATTCAACCTTGTTAATTCTCCAGAAGTAACTGGTTATGTTCCAGATAACGCTACTGTAGAAGCAACTGCAGCAATCGATGCAGAAGCAGACGACTACAAGATTACAGTACTTTACACTCCAGTTGCTCAAAAAGCTGTGGTTAAATTCGTAGAAGTAGATCCAACTAATACAGATAAAGTCATTACTCCAGGTCTTGCAGATCCAATCGCAGTAACAGGTAAATCAGAAGCAGCTTACCCAGCTACAACAGCAACTTCAGTAACAGATAAAATTGCTGAGCTAGTTAAGAAAGGTTATGAACTTGTTGATAACGGATTTGTATCAGCAGACAAGTTCGATAAAGATGCTGCAGTTGATCAAGAATATGTTGTGAAATTCAAAGCTAAAGTAGTTGATGTTCCATCATTTGATCCAACAAAACCAGCAAGTAACGATAATCCAAAACCAACTCCAGGTGTAACGCCAATCGATCCAAATAATCCAGATGGACCAAAATGGACTGAAGCATTAATCAACGCTGTAAAAGTACAAGAAGAAGTAACACGTACAATTAAGTATGTATACGAAGATGGTACTCCAGTAGCAGAATCTGATTTAACAAGTGTGGCTGATAAGAAAGTTAAAATACTTAAATTCACTCGTTCTGGTAAGATTAATGTAGCAACAGGAGAAATCACATACGGAGATTGGTCAGCTGATCAAACATTCGAAGCAGTAACTTCTCCTACACTTGAGAAATACACTGCGGCAGTTGCAGGTATAACACCAGCAGTTGCAGACGTACCAGCGAAAACTGTAGCGGCTACAGATAAAGACTTTGAAGAGACAGTAATCTACTCTACAAAACCAACAACGGTAGACCCTAACAAACCAACAGATCCAACAAATCCAAATGTTACTCCACAACCTGATGATGTAGTACCTAACGATCCAAAAGGACGTACTTACAGAGAATTAGGATTAATCGAAGAAGTAACACACACAGTTCACTATAAACTTGAAGATGGATCTGATGCAGGTATTGCTGATAATGTACAAACATTAACATTTACACGTACTGCAGAAGTAGACCCAGTAACTGGAGCAATTTCTAACTTTGGTACATGGAAAGCTAAAGGTGGAGATACAACAATCGATGCTGTAACGACACCAAACAAAGACGGATATGTGGCTTCGGCGAAAACATCTACAGAACGTACAAATGTAGCAGCTACGGATAAAGATAGTGAAGAAACAATCATCTACCGTAAACTTGGTTCATATGTACCAGTAGTACCAGAAGGCATCACACCTCCAGCGGATGCTGACCTAAATCCAAAACCATATCCAAATGCAACTCCAGCAGATCCTACAAAACCAGGAACACCTACTGAAAAACCAGTAGTACCATATATACCTGGAACAACACCAGTAGGACCAAATGGAAAACCATTAACACCGAAAGATCCTAACGATCCAACCAAAGGATATGAAGTACCAGACCTACCAACAGATCCAACAGAAAACACTACAATTACCTATGTTAAAGATGGATCACAAGTAGCTGTTACACACTTCATCGAAGTAAACAGTGAAACGGATAAGACTGAAAAAGGTGCGGTAGCAGAATCAGTAGTAGATACTGGTGATACAGGCAAAGCATTCACTAAAGCTGCTGATGTAACAGCAACAATCGAAGCACTTAAAGCTAAAGGATATACAGTTGTTGAAAATAACTACCCAACAGATGGTACATTCGATGCAGACTCTAAGACTAACCAAGTATACAAAGTTTTAGTAACTGCTAAGCCAATTACTGTAAATCCAAATGACCCAACTCCAACGAAAGATCAGCCAATCGATCCAAATAATCCAACAGGACCAAAATGGACTCCAGAGTTGATCAAAGAGTTAGAGGACGGACGCAAAGAAGAAGTGAAACGTACAATCAAGTATGTTTACGCAGATGGTTCAAAAGCTGCTGATTCAGTACAAGAAACGAAAGAGTTCAAACGTTCAGCAACAATCAATCCAGTAACAGGTAAGGTTACATTTGGGGACTGGTCACCAGCTCAAACATTTGAAGCTGTAACTTCACCAAAAGTTACAAACTTCACTCCAGACAAAGAATCTGTACCAGCGGCAGAAGTAACAGCAACTGCTGAGGATATTAATGAAACAGTAATCTATACTACAAAACCAGCAAATATCGATCCATCTAAACCAACAGATCCAAATACACCGAACGTTACTCCAAGACCTGATGACAGAGTACCAAATGATCCAAAAGGACGTACTTACAAAGAATTAGGATTAATTGAAGAAGTAACACACACAGTTCACTACAAACTAGCTGATGGATCTGATGCAGGTATTGCTGATAATGTACAAACATTAACATTCACTCGTACAGCTGACCTAGATCCAGTAACAGGAGCAATTTCTAACTTTGGTACATGGACAGCTAAAGATAACGATACAACAATCGATGCTATAACAACTCCAAACAAACCTGGATATGTAGCTTCAGCAGCCAAATCAACAGAGCGTACAAATGTACAAGCTACTGATAAAGATAGTGAAGAAACAATTATCTTCCGTAAACTTGGTTCATATGTACCGGTAATTCCAGAAGGAGTAACACCTCCAACAGGAACTGACTTAACACCAAAACCATATGAAAACCCAACAAATGAAGATCCTACAAGACCAGGAACACCTACTGAAACTCCAGTAGTACCATATATCCCTGGAACAACACCAGTAGGACCAAGCGGTAAACCATTAACTCCGAAAGATCCTAACGATCCAACGAAAGGATATGAAGTACCGAAGGTACCAGAAGATCCAACTCAAAACACTACAATTACGTATGTGAAAGATGGTTCTCAAGTAGCTCTAGTTCACTTCATTAAAGCTGATGGAACTGCAGTTCACGTATCAGTTGCGGAAGCAGGAGACACAGGTAAAGCAATCAAGACAACAAACATTGATAACGTTAAAGCTGAATTAGAAGCAAAAGGTTATGAAGTTGTTGCACCAACTGATGCGGCTTATACAGCAGAACGTGTAGCATTCTACGCTGATGCAAACCGTACATTTGATGACAAGGATGACAAAGGTAATGATGAAATTAGTCAAGTTTACTATGTGATCGTTAAAGAAGGAATCACTCCAATCGATCCAGATAAACCGCTAAATCCAAATACACCGGACGTAACTCCAAAACCAGGAGACAAAGTACCAGGAGATCCAAAACAACGTACATTTGAACAACTAGGATTACTAGATGAAGTAAATCGTACAATCAACTACAGATATGCAAATACTGATAAAGTAGATGCTGATAAACGTGGTCAAGAAGCTCGTCCAACTGTAGAACAAAAACTTCGTTACTCTCGTAAAGGTAACCTAAACAAAGTAACAGGTGAAATCACTTATACTTCTGACTGGACTGCACCTCAAACATTAGCTGAAGTAACATCACCAGTTATCGAAGGATATGTTGCAGATATTAAAGCAGCTGAAAAAGTAGAGAACGTAGCACATGATGCAGCTGACTCAGTAGTAAACGTTGTTTACACACCACTAGGTAAATATGTACCAAAAGTACCAGAAGGATTCGAAGTTCCAAAAGTTGAGAAACCTCAATATCCAAACGATCCAACAGATCCAACAAAACCAGGAACACCTACAACAGTGATTCCTTACGTTCCAGGAACAACTCCAAAAGATCCAAATGGAAACCCACTGAAACCAGTAGATCCAAATGATCCAAGTAAAGGATATGTTCCACCAACACCTGAAAACCCAACAGAAGATACACAAATCACTTATGAGAAAGATACTCAAAAAGCGAAAGTAACTTATGTGGTAGAAGGAACAGGAACAGTACTTCACACAGATAACCTAGAAGGTAAATCTGGAGAACCAATTGAGTACTCTACAGTAACAAAACTTGCTGAATTGAAAGCTCTAGGATATGACTTAGTAACTGATGGATTCACAACAGCTACAGATAAGAACTACGATAAAGATACAAAAGTAGATCAAAGCTTCGTTGTAACAGTGAAACCACATGTTGAGCCGCTTAAACCAGTAGATCCAGAAAATCCAAATGATCCAAACAAACCAAACCCAGGTGATCCAATCGATCCTAAGAATTCTGATGGACCAAAATGGACAGAAGATCTAATTAAGAAGATTGATACAACTCGCCACGTGAACCGTACAATCACATACGTTAACGAAAAAGGTGAGGAAGTAGCTAAGAAAGTAACAGATAAAGTTACATTCACTCGTGAAGGTAAGATTAATACTGTAACAGGTGAAAACACTTACGGTGACTGGACAGCTAAAGATGGAGATACAACATTCGATAAAGTTGAATCACCAGTAGTTAAAGGATACATCCTGAAAGATGCCAAACAAAAAGAAGTAGCAGCTACAACAGGATTAACTGCTAACTCTAAAGATGAAAACATCAAAGTAGTTTACGTACCAGTAGGAAAAGTTACAATTACAGTACCACCAGGTGTAACACCACCAACTCCGGTAACAGATACACCATACGAAAATGTACCAGGTGAACCGGGTAAAGTTGTACCACCAAGTCCAACTAAACCACAAGATCCACAAGATCCAAATAGTCCGAAAGTACCAGTGATTCCACATATCCCAGGAACAACACCAGTGGTACCAAAAGATCCAACTAAACCAATTAGTCCAGATAACCCACTAGTTCCATTAACACCAGTAGATCCAAACGATCCAACTAAAGGATATGAAGTACCACCAGTACCAACAGATCCAAGTACAGATACACCAATCACTTACGTAACTGATAAGCAAAAAGCTATCACAAACTTCGTAGATGAAAAAGGTAAAGTAGTATCAACTCCAGTAGTTGATGAAGGTGATTCAGGAGCTAACTTCACTAAGTCTAAAGTTGATGAAGTAACTAAGACTATTGAAAAACTTGAAAAAGCTGGATACAGAGTCGTTAAGAATGAGTTCCCATCTAAAGATACAGACAGAGTATTTGATAAAGATAAATCTGTAGATCAAATCTTCACTGTGACAGTAGCTGAAAGAATTATTCCAGTTACACCAGGTAAACCAGTAGATCCAACTGATCCAAACTTACCGAAGAATCCAGATGGAACTCCAGTAACACCATCTACACCAGAGCCAGGGAAACCAGTATTCCCTAACGATCCAAACAGCCCAGTATGGCCAAATACTGTGAAAGATCTTGTAACTGAGAAATCAGCTACACGTACGATCAAGTATGTGGATCGCAATGGAAACGAAGTTTCTGAAACTCGCACAGAGACTATCAAGTTTACTCGTGAAGCGAAAGTGAACTTGGTAACTGGTGAGATCACTTATGGAGGATGGACAACAGATCGTAACGATGATATCTTCAACGGATACCCAGTACCAGTTGTGAAAGGATACATTGCTAAAGCTGGTGATCTAGAATCATCAACTAAAGATGTACAAGTAACACCTGAGACAATCAAGGATATCAATGAAACAGTGATTTACGATAAGTTAGGTTCATGGATTCCAAATATTCCAGGAACACCAACAAATCCAATCACTTATCCAAATGATCCGAAAGATCCAACACAACCAGGAACAGATAAACCTAAAGTGCCTTATGTACCAGGATTTATCCCTGTAGATCCAGAAGGTCAACCATTGAAACCAGTTGATCCAAATGATCCAACTAAAGGATACGAAGTACCAGAGGTACCTGGTGATCCAACGAAAGATACACCAATCAACTACATTCCTAAGGATCCTACACCAAATCCAACTCCATACCCAGGTCCAACTCCAGCTCCAACTCCTAAACCAGAGCCTAAGCCGGAACCAAAACCTGAGCCAAAACCAGAACCAGAAACTCCACAACCTGTAACACCTGCAGATAATGGAGATAACAACGGAAATAATAATGGTACTCCAGCAACTCCAGCTCAACCAGCAGCGCCTTCTACACCTCAATACATGGATGGTCAACGTGAACTTCCAAATACAGGTACAGAAGATCATGCTAGCCTTGCAGCACTCGGACTTCTAGGAGCCCTAAGTGGATTTGGATTGATTGCTCGTAAGAAAAGAGAAGACGAAGAATAATCATTTTGATTCTCATTAGATGTTAACTTGCAATCAAATAAAGAAAGAACTTGAGATTTGTTATCTCAGGTTCTTTTCTTTCTCTTTTTGAAAATGGTATAATATAGTGAGAACGATAGAGGAGAAGTGTAAATTGATCGCACAACTAGATACAAAAACAGTCTATAGTTTTATGGAGAGTGTCATTTCAATCGACAAGTATGTGAGAGTAGCAAAAGACTATGGCTACACTCATTTGGCTATGATGGATATTGACAATCTTTATGGGGCTTTTGACTTTCTAGAGGTTACAAAAAAATACGGCATTCATCCTTTGTTAGGGCTTGAAATGAATGTCCTTGTAGATGACAAGGATGTGAATCTGCGCTTTTTAGCTCTATCTAGTGTGGGCTATCAGCAGTTGATGAAACTTTCAACAGCCAAGATGCAGGGGGAGAAAAGTTGGTCAGTTCTATCTCAGTATCTAGAGGATATTGCGGTAATTGTGCCTTATTTTGAAGAACTTGAGTTGTTAAATCTAGGCTGTGATTACTATATAGGGGTTTACCCAGAAACACTGGCCAGCGAATTTCACTATCCTATTTTGCCATTGTATCGGGTCAATACATTTGAAAGTAAGGATAGAGAAGTTCTTCAAGTATTAACAGCGATTAAAGAAAATCTACCGCTCAGAGAAGTTCCCTTGCGTTCGAGACAAGATGTTTTTATATCAGCAAGTTCTTTAGAGAAACTATTCCAAGAACGTTTTCCTCAAGCCTTGGAA
This portion of the Streptococcus mitis B6 genome encodes:
- a CDS encoding mucin-binding protein; translated protein: MYKSKRRKNKSFDWYGLSQRFSIRKYHFGAASVLLGTALILGAAQTTAKAEETATENKTEAVASAPKDDKASENVTNVTTPALSATTEAAVVENPTLSDEEVAKLAAEASKKDDKASETATTEKTEAADKEKATLTAPLTDKKADKAVDEKADKKDEKKAENPITATKTVLEQLTSEAEVLNTTASNFADKKAEDKAGKEAIATAVASAKIQIEASKKTLAAGEITKDELDAQLQRISSAIEAVYDEMKRAGHLGKVEAVLAGETTTNTAIVAPTTKTPVKNINKLTDEEIAAVKREIMNANPSITDPSMIEVVQDGNGTAGGATVTINGVKTNIPSGDTVVGTAGTKNLEQLKNNINWFDFAAASITYSNGTVVGPARKLAQPITKTITYPNGDRVEGKITMVRDVTYADGSKGLTTDDKFLNSGTAKYVEHLYYTGGAQNDHELYEALQEGMKFNVKTKVEGYALTATVIKLGSKAVDSDPNKTPAGPVNAVRDYGDWGSDKQLAKAQAEDKRFKANATKNKTTLANNPTVSVNGVALTLPEYPTETFANTDAYYSKAAAYNGAVKAYNQAIDAQQLSATKLSETGFTYVNVNGKAVPNGSANLYKKIGNERKADVLITAQDTQWSYLRKAGLPTINPDGSEMLTAFTSSRDESNVGVTFALSATYNGRIVDVNVIAADAEEAGRTEIVQFETDGTKWEQFMALNLQKDIDEKTAQGVYPSRQSDVNADGRLAEAGYNPKDWVNVDENGNPSAYGTNTFGANYTSMGSKNSLPIALSQNVKTLSMYLNSAGAQAGTIGFMIYDGGDAPQSYGSAQHIIGDFNKEVVKDGVKTQVTATQPYLGNVKGDPDFRSTKTDPSGGWVLDDLITSEKYKETPLESGKTVVTTDKGVTGKYLLLPNGNAVIEKSDNTRVLLNQGDVIEMVNPSTKLPIRGIYNHTTGALGEGTLGDEGESQLLDPAVATEYKLRQAQGNEYVLDGVRANLGVNNDKAYVRGWVDFNNNGKFDLNESSEIVEVNQNGTYSIKFKNTPQLLDTSADSLGVRLRISLTKDEILEPTGVASSGEVEDFETHVIHMPRGTKHETKDFQGREQTVKLPTNAMFTASGKNKDSNYKQWAQIENDNLPPKIVLTDKQVASEEAYTPTDSELPSNYRKGDDGKVFVERNGATVFTGEYVTVKDKNNKVLGKGLKITNPLNNKTEYLLDTYTEYDTAGNEVGTYKVNPASNGKNVSIGNGLYETTLTFKPVDAYVGTAKGIAVRAWDDNNSSTGWEATNDTIETSKTSTTLAEKDKVLENTNNGNNGYKSMDTSYIPTVIDVRPVGEDTITEDVQGKPQSSNPTIPAYATVETVTNDKIEDTKYAANFVILDKTKKPTLATQKENPGKLYTEDTKVDKETTLTLTDGTTATYKPVDKIPANTVIAKDGNVEVTGTGNVVLNNVRLVTGSQIPAGAKPQSNHPTTVEVQVTLADGTEQTIPAGGTIPGGATIKTPFTNTATNTFNNVTYNNGQTIPAASAGKISSLAKETSADQLVEKGKSITLDGTTYSNNDVIPKGTRTMTTYEDLRNVTLPNAVHIDPQTGEVTSVPRRYTKVTETEIVIENEGTYTLNQDTGEITFIPDPKFVGTGTGVTKQQPDVDYNDKVAGDPVTSKYGTDYGKAKYIPIVKPQSKASITRTIHYVYENANDNPASQDSYKDNDPILAIDNTPVTRTQTIDYTRDYKIFSEAGTTDTAITTTNQVTDASGHVYNVGDTIPAGTQFNQGSIIIGKWTASSDQNSKFKEIISPTVKGYTAEVVTADFTPRADGKMGHIHNGKQPVGLYTPVADNNKDVGAYEPLVSEVRSDDKDDFDMYVVYKADIQKAKVTYIDIDATGDARILEVQNANPAPATGADAKTTYGVATLQGKSHTAIPYLTAETIKKYEDRGYELVTDDYTNNTQGTAIEGGRKFDDDKEVDQAFNVYLRHKKVTRKIKDTQEVTRTIEYKYASTDDVPADKRGTTAAPTVTETLHFERDRTIDYTLAAKEYPTEYAAYKAVLDASGYDSPEEYKARVVYYDHITNKAIAADATDAQKAIVTFGPWTPVGGTSNDAITLSDAEKAKDDKFNLVNSPEVTGYVPDNATVEATAAIDAEADDYKITVLYTPVAQKAVVKFVEVDPTNTDKVITPGLADPIAVTGKSEAAYPATTATSVTDKIAELVKKGYELVDNGFVSADKFDKDAAVDQEYVVKFKAKVVDVPSFDPTKPASNDNPKPTPGVTPIDPNNPDGPKWTEALINAVKVQEEVTRTIKYVYEDGTPVAESDLTSVADKKVKILKFTRSGKINVATGEITYGDWSADQTFEAVTSPTLEKYTAAVAGITPAVADVPAKTVAATDKDFEETVIYSTKPTTVDPNKPTDPTNPNVTPQPDDVVPNDPKGRTYRELGLIEEVTHTVHYKLEDGSDAGIADNVQTLTFTRTAEVDPVTGAISNFGTWKAKGGDTTIDAVTTPNKDGYVASAKTSTERTNVAATDKDSEETIIYRKLGSYVPVVPEGITPPADADLNPKPYPNATPADPTKPGTPTEKPVVPYIPGTTPVGPNGKPLTPKDPNDPTKGYEVPDLPTDPTENTTITYVKDGSQVAVTHFIEVNSETDKTEKGAVAESVVDTGDTGKAFTKAADVTATIEALKAKGYTVVENNYPTDGTFDADSKTNQVYKVLVTAKPITVNPNDPTPTKDQPIDPNNPTGPKWTPELIKELEDGRKEEVKRTIKYVYADGSKAADSVQETKEFKRSATINPVTGKVTFGDWSPAQTFEAVTSPKVTNFTPDKESVPAAEVTATAEDINETVIYTTKPANIDPSKPTDPNTPNVTPRPDDRVPNDPKGRTYKELGLIEEVTHTVHYKLADGSDAGIADNVQTLTFTRTADLDPVTGAISNFGTWTAKDNDTTIDAITTPNKPGYVASAAKSTERTNVQATDKDSEETIIFRKLGSYVPVIPEGVTPPTGTDLTPKPYENPTNEDPTRPGTPTETPVVPYIPGTTPVGPSGKPLTPKDPNDPTKGYEVPKVPEDPTQNTTITYVKDGSQVALVHFIKADGTAVHVSVAEAGDTGKAIKTTNIDNVKAELEAKGYEVVAPTDAAYTAERVAFYADANRTFDDKDDKGNDEISQVYYVIVKEGITPIDPDKPLNPNTPDVTPKPGDKVPGDPKQRTFEQLGLLDEVNRTINYRYANTDKVDADKRGQEARPTVEQKLRYSRKGNLNKVTGEITYTSDWTAPQTLAEVTSPVIEGYVADIKAAEKVENVAHDAADSVVNVVYTPLGKYVPKVPEGFEVPKVEKPQYPNDPTDPTKPGTPTTVIPYVPGTTPKDPNGNPLKPVDPNDPSKGYVPPTPENPTEDTQITYEKDTQKAKVTYVVEGTGTVLHTDNLEGKSGEPIEYSTVTKLAELKALGYDLVTDGFTTATDKNYDKDTKVDQSFVVTVKPHVEPLKPVDPENPNDPNKPNPGDPIDPKNSDGPKWTEDLIKKIDTTRHVNRTITYVNEKGEEVAKKVTDKVTFTREGKINTVTGENTYGDWTAKDGDTTFDKVESPVVKGYILKDAKQKEVAATTGLTANSKDENIKVVYVPVGKVTITVPPGVTPPTPVTDTPYENVPGEPGKVVPPSPTKPQDPQDPNSPKVPVIPHIPGTTPVVPKDPTKPISPDNPLVPLTPVDPNDPTKGYEVPPVPTDPSTDTPITYVTDKQKAITNFVDEKGKVVSTPVVDEGDSGANFTKSKVDEVTKTIEKLEKAGYRVVKNEFPSKDTDRVFDKDKSVDQIFTVTVAERIIPVTPGKPVDPTDPNLPKNPDGTPVTPSTPEPGKPVFPNDPNSPVWPNTVKDLVTEKSATRTIKYVDRNGNEVSETRTETIKFTREAKVNLVTGEITYGGWTTDRNDDIFNGYPVPVVKGYIAKAGDLESSTKDVQVTPETIKDINETVIYDKLGSWIPNIPGTPTNPITYPNDPKDPTQPGTDKPKVPYVPGFIPVDPEGQPLKPVDPNDPTKGYEVPEVPGDPTKDTPINYIPKDPTPNPTPYPGPTPAPTPKPEPKPEPKPEPKPEPETPQPVTPADNGDNNGNNNGTPATPAQPAAPSTPQYMDGQRELPNTGTEDHASLAALGLLGALSGFGLIARKKREDEE